The nucleotide window CAGCCCGATTATCCCATAGTCGTCATAGTCAACGGAGGAAGCGCCTCGGCCTCGGAGATAGTCGCCGGTGCGCTTCAGGACAATAAGCGCGCCGTAATACTCGGCACGCAGACATTTGGCAAGGGCTCGGTGCAGTCGATATTCACGCTCTCCGATTCCTCGGCCATAAAGGTCACGACAGCGAAATATTACACCCCTTCGGGCGTGTCCATACAGGCAAAGGGCATTACCCCCGATATCGTCGTTAGCGACGGATACGAGGAATACTACGTGAAAGAGCGCGACCTTGCAAAGCATCTTGCTGCCGAAGGCGATAAAAAGTCGGAGAGCGTCAAGGGCGGTGTTGAGGAGCACATAAAGGCGCCTCCAAAGAAGAAGGACGGGGCAAAGGAAGACGAGGACGTCATGCTAAAGCGCGCCCTTGAGTACCTGAAAAGCTGGTATATATTCAAATCCATGAGCGAAAAGAAGGCTTCCTGAGGTCTTTTTCGTAACGGCATATGGGGCGGTTGATATCTAAAAAAAGCGCGAGGGCCCTAAAAACCCTCGCGCTTGTCTTTGTGGCGGTTGTTCTTGCCGCAGCGGTCTTCTACTGGAAGGCAAAGGGCGGCGGCATGGAGTACCCGGAGCCTATCGTTACGCCGCGCCCAGTGCCGATGCCGCCGGCGCCTTCGCCGGTAGTCATTGCTCCTCCCTCTCTTCCAATGTTCGTTATAGTAATAGACGACATGGGCACAAAGCTCTCCGAGATAAAGGAGATCATCTCCTTTGGCATTCCGGTAACAGTTGCCGTAATGCCATTTGAGAAATATTCGGCAGAGGTGGCAAGGCTCGCAAACGAAAAAGGGCTCGAGGTCATACTGCACATGCCAATGGAGCCAAAGGATGCGGCTGCGCATAGCCCGGGCTCTAACGCCGTTCTAACCACGATGACCGATAAGGAAGTCAGGGCCATGGTCAAAAGGTCCATAGAGGCCGTGCCGCATGTAAGCGGCTTAAATAACCACATGGGCTCCAAGTTCACGGAAGACGGCCCGAAGATGACGGCGGCGCTGACAGAGGTGAGAGACAAGGGGCTGTTCTTTCTCGACAGCCTTACATCGTCTGAGTCAAAGGGCATGGCCGTTTCAAGGGAACTTTCCATCAAGGCCGCGGAAAGAAGCGTATTCCTCGATAACTCGCTCGATAAGGAGTATATCAAGGGCCAGTTCTTGAAGGCCATAAAGATAGCCAAAAAACACGGCAGCGTTATCGTGATAGGGCACCCGCACAAGGAAACCCTCGAGGTTATTAAGGAAATGGCGCATGTCATAAGGGAAGAAGGCCTCGAGCCATCCAGGGTTTCGGACGTTGCCAGGTGAGATTCAACGTATAGTTTCTTTGCCAACAAAAATGC belongs to Deltaproteobacteria bacterium and includes:
- a CDS encoding divergent polysaccharide deacetylase family protein translates to MGRLISKKSARALKTLALVFVAVVLAAAVFYWKAKGGGMEYPEPIVTPRPVPMPPAPSPVVIAPPSLPMFVIVIDDMGTKLSEIKEIISFGIPVTVAVMPFEKYSAEVARLANEKGLEVILHMPMEPKDAAAHSPGSNAVLTTMTDKEVRAMVKRSIEAVPHVSGLNNHMGSKFTEDGPKMTAALTEVRDKGLFFLDSLTSSESKGMAVSRELSIKAAERSVFLDNSLDKEYIKGQFLKAIKIAKKHGSVIVIGHPHKETLEVIKEMAHVIREEGLEPSRVSDVAR